The following coding sequences lie in one Saccopteryx bilineata isolate mSacBil1 chromosome X, mSacBil1_pri_phased_curated, whole genome shotgun sequence genomic window:
- the APLN gene encoding apelin, producing the protein MNLRLWVQALLLLWLSLTAVCGGPLLQPPAGMGLEEGNVRHLVQPRGSRNGPGPWQGGRRKFRRQRPRLSHKGPMPF; encoded by the exons ATGAATCTGCGGCTCTGGGTGCAGGCGCTCCTGCTGCTCTGGCTCTCCCTGACCGCGGTGTGTGGAG GGCCCCTGCTTCAGCCTCCTGCCGGAATGGGGCTGGAGGAAGGCAATGTCCGCCACCTGGTGCAGCCCAGAGGGTCGAGGAACGGACCAGGACCCTGGCAGGGAGGTCGGAGAAAATTCCGCCGCCAGCGGCCACGCCTCTCTCATAAGGGCCCCATGCCTTTCTGA